The Choloepus didactylus isolate mChoDid1 chromosome 13, mChoDid1.pri, whole genome shotgun sequence genome contains a region encoding:
- the APC gene encoding adenomatous polyposis coli protein isoform X7, whose protein sequence is MDGRIDENLPKKGGLQAIAELLQVDCEMYGLTNDHYSITLRRYAGMALTNLTFGDVANKATLCSMKGCMRALVAQLKSESEDLQQLIHLQVIASVLRNLSWRADVNSKKTLREVGSVKALMECALEVKKESTLKSVLSALWNLSAHCTENKADICTVDGALAFLVGTLTYRSQTNTLAIIESGGGILRNVSSLIATNEDHRQILRENNCLQTLLQHLKSHSLTIVSNACGTLWNLSARNPKDQEALWDMGAVSMLKNLIHSKHKMIAMGSAAALRNLMANRPAKYKDANIMSPGSSLPSLHVRKQKALEAELDAQHLSETFDNIDNLSPKASHRTKQRHKPSLYGDYVFDTNRHDDNRSDNFNAGNMTVLSPYLNTTVLPSSSSSRGSLDSSRSEKDRSLERERGIGLGSYHQATENPGTSSKRGLQISTTAAQIAKVMEEVSAIHTSQEERSSGSTTELHCVTDERNALRRSSTAHTHSNNYNFTKSENSNRTCPMPYAKLEYKRSSNDSLNSVSSSDGYGKRGQMKPSIESYSEDDESKFCSYGQYPADLAHKIHSANHMDDNDGELDTPINYSLKYSDEQLNSGRQSPSQNERWARPKHVIEDEIKQSEQRQSRSQSTTYPVYSESTDDKHLKFQPHFGQQECVSPYRSRGASSSETSRMGSNHGINQNVNQSLCQEDDYEDDKPTNYSERYSEEEQHEEERPTNYSIKYNEEKHHVDQPIDYSLKYATDIPSSQKPSFSFSKSSSGQSTKTELISSSSETTSTPSSNANRQNQLHPSTTQSRSGPTSKAASCKVPSINQETIQTYCVEDTPICFSRCSSLSSLSSAEDEIGCDQATQETDSANTLQIAELKENSGTRSTEDPVSEVPTVSQHIRTKTSRLQASGLSSSESTRQKAVDFSSGAKSPSKSGAQTPKSPPEHYVQETPLMFSRCTSVSSLDSFESHSIASSVQSEPCSGMVSGIISPSDLPDSPGQTMPPSRSKTPPPPPPSQAVQTKQEVSKNKVPNAEKRESGPKQAAVNAAVQRVQVLPEADTLLHFATESTPDGFSCSSSLSALSLDEPFIQKDVELRIMPPVQENDNGNETESEQPDESNENQEKEAEKSIDCEKDLLDDSDDDDIEILEECIISAMPTKSSRKTKKLAQTASKVPPPVARKPSQLPVYKLLPSQNRLQVQKHVSFTPGDDMPRVYCVEGTPINFSTATSLSDLTIESPPNELAAEEGSRAGAQSGEFEKRDTIPTEGRSTDEAQRGKTSSVVITELDDNKTEEGDILAECINSAMPKGKSHKPFRVKKIMDQVQQASASSSGTNKNHQLDSKKKKPTSPVKPIPQNTEYQTRVRKNTDAKNNLNAERTFSDNKDSKKQNLKNNSKDFNDKLPNNEDRVRGSFTFDSPHHYTPIEGTPYCFSRNDSLSSLDFDDDEVDLSREKAELRKGKESKESEAKVTSHTELTLNQQSTNKTQAVTKHAVNQGQSKPILQKQSTFPQSSKDIPDRGAATDEKLQNFAIENTPVCFSRNSSLSSLSDIDQENNNKENGSIKETEPPGSQGEPSKPQASGYAPKSFHVEDTPVCFSRNSSLSSLSIDSEDDLLQECISSAMPKKKKPSKLKGDNEKHSPRNMGGILAEELTLDLKDIQRLDSEHGLSPDSENFDWKAIQEGANSIVSSLHQAAAAACLSRQASSDSDSILSLKSGISLGSPFHLTPDQEEKPFTSNKGPRILKPGEKSTLETKKIDSENKGLKGGKKVYRSLITGKVRSNSEVSSQMKQSLQTNMPSISRGRTMIHIPGVRNSSSSTSPVSKKGPPLKTPASKSPSEGQTATTSPRGAKPSVKSELSPVTRQTSQPGGSNKGPSRSGSRDSTPSRPTQQPLSRPMHSPGRNSISPGRNGISPPNKLSQLPRTSSPSTASTKSSGSGKMSYTSPGRQMSQQNLTKQTGLSKNASSIPRSESASKGLNQMNNSNGANKKVELSRMSSTKSSGSESDRSERPVLVRQSTFIKEAPSPTLRRKLEESASFESLSPSSRPDSPTRSQAQTPVLSPSLPDMSLSTHASVQAGGWRKLPPNLSPTVEYNDGRPAKRHDITRSHSESPSRLPINRSGTWKREHSKHSSSLPRVSTWRRTGSSSSILSASSESSEKAKSEDEKHVNSISGTKQTKENQVSTKGTWRKIKESEISPTNSTSQTTSSGATNGAESKTLIYQMAPAVSKTEDVWVRIEDCPINNPRSGRSPTGNTPPVIDSVSQKGNPNIKDPKDNQGKQNVSNGSAPVRTVGLENHLNSFIQVDSPDQKGTEAKPGPSNPVPAPETNETSIAERTPFSSSSSSKHSSPSGTVAARVTPFNYNPSPRKSSADGTSARPSQIPTPVNNNTKKRDSKTDNTESSGTQSPKRHSGSYLVTSV, encoded by the exons GAATCAACCCTCAAAAGCGTATTGAGTGCCTTATGGAATTTGTCAGCACATTGCACTGAGAATAAAGCTGATATATGTACTGTAGATGGTGCACTTGCATTTTTGGTTGGCACTCTGACTTACCGGAGCCAGACAAATACTTtagccattattgaaagtggaggTGGGATATTACGGAATGTGTCCAGCTTGATAGCTACAAATGAGGACCACAG GCAAATCCTAAGAGAGAATAACTGCCTGCAAACATTATTACAACACTTGAAATCTCACAGTTTGACAATAGTCAGTAATGCATGTGGAACTTTATGGAATCTCTCAGCAAGAAATCCTAAAGACCAAGAAGCATTATGGGACATGGGGGCAGTTAGCATGCTCAAAAACCTCATTCATTCAAAGCACAAAATGATTGCTATGGGAAGTGCTGCAGCGTTAAGGAATCTCATGGCAAACAGACCCGCAAAGTATAAGGATGCCAATATTATGTCTCCTGGTTCAAGCTTGCCGTCTCTTCATGTTAGGAAGCAAAAAGCCCTAGAAGCAGAATTAGATGCTCAGCATTTATCAGAAACCTTTGATAATATTGACAATTTAAGTCCCAAGGCATCTCATCGTACTAagcagagacacaagccaagTCTTTATGGTGACTATGTTTTTGACACCAATCGGCATGATGATAACAGGTCAGACAATTTTAATGCTGGAAACATGACTGTCCTTTCACCATATTTAAATACTACAGTATTGCCCAGCTCCTCTTCATCCAGGGGAAGTTTAGATAGTTCTCGTTCTGAAAAAGATAGAAGTTTGGAGAGAGAACGAGGAATTGGCCTAGGCAGCTACCATCAAGCAACAGAAAATCCAGGAACCTCTTCAAAGCGAGGTTTGCAGATCTCCACTACTGCAGCCCAGATTGCCAAAGTCATGGAAGAAGTGTCAGCCATTCATACCTCCCAGGAAGAGAGAAGTTCTGGGTCTACCACTGAATTACATTGTGTGACAGACGAAAGGAATGCATTAAGAAGAAGCTCTACTGCCCACACACATTCAAACAATTACAACTTTACTAAGTCAGAAAATTCAAATAGGACATGTCCTATGCCTTATGCCAAATTAGAGTATAAGAGATCTTCAAATGATAGTTTAAATAGTGTTAGTAGTAGTGATGGTTATGGCAAAAGAGGTCAAATGAAACCCTCAATTGAATCCTATTCTGAAGATGATGAAAGTAAATTTTGCAGTTACGGTCAATATCCAGCTGACCTAGCTCATAAAATACATAGTGCAAATCATATGGATGATAATGATGGAGAACTAGATACACCAATAAATTATAGTCTTAAATATTCAGATGAGCAGTTGAACTCGGGAAGGCAAAGTCCTTCACAGAATGAAAGATGGGCAAGACCCAAACATGTAATAGAAGATGAAATAAAGCAAAGTGAGCAAAGACAATCAAGGAGTCAAAGCACAACTTATCCTGTATATAGTGAGAGCACTGATGATAAACACCTCAAGTTCCAACCACATTTTGGACAGCAAGAATGTGTTTCCCCATACAGGTCAAGGGGAGCCAGTAGTTCAGAAACAAGTCGAATGGGTTCTAATCATGGAATTAATCAAAATGTAAACCAGTCTTTGTGTCAGGAAGATGATTATGAAGATGATAAACCAACCAACTATAGTGAACGTTACTCTGAGGAAGAACAGCATGAAGAAGAGAGACCAACAAATTatagcataaaatataatgaagaaaaacatCATGTGGATCAGCCTATTGATTATAGTTTAAAGTATGCCACAGACATTCCCTCCTCACAGAAACCATCATTTTCATTCTCAAAGAGTTCATCTGGACAAAGCACTAAAACTGAACTTATCTCCTCAAGCAGTGAGACTACATCCACACCTTCATCTAATGCCAATAGGCAGAATCAGCTTCATCCAAGTACAACACAAAGTAGAAGTGGTCCGACTTCAAAAGCTGCCTCTTGCAAAGTTCCCTCTATCAACCAAGAAACAATACAGACTTACTGTGTAGAAGATACCCCAATATGTTTTTCAAGATGTAGTTCATTATCATCTTTGTCATCAGCTGAAGATGAAATAGGATGTGATCAAGCGACACAGGAAACAGATTCTGCTAATACTCTGCAAAtagcagaactaaaagaaaacagtGGAACTAGATCAACTGAGGATCCTGTGAGTGAAGTTCCAACAGTGTCACAGCACATTAGAACCAAAACCAGCAGACTCCAGGCTTCTGGTTTATCTTCTTCAGAATCAACCAGACAAAAAGCTGTTGATTTTTCCTCAGGGGCCAAATCTCCATCAAAAAGTGGTGCTCAGACACCTAAGAGTCCACCAGAGCACTATGTTCAGGAGACTCCACTCATGTTTAGCAGATGTACTTCTGTCAGTTCACTCGATAGTTTTGAGAGTCACTCAATTGCCAGCTCCGTTCAGAGTGAACCCTGCAGTGGAATGGTAAGTGGCATTATAAGCCCCAGTGACCTTCCAGATAGCCCTGGACAAACCATGCCACCAAGCAGAAGTAaaacccctcctccccctcctccttctcaaGCAGTTCAAACCAAGCAAGAAGTATCTAAAAATAAAGTACCTAATgctgaaaagagagagagtggaCCTAAGCAAGCTGCTGTAAATGCTGCAGTTCAGAGAGTCCAGGTTCTTCCAGAAGCTGATACTTTATTACATTTTGCCACAGAAAGTACTCCAGATGGATTTTCTTGTTCATCCAGCCTGAGTGCTCTGAGTCTTGATGAGCCATTTATACAGAAAGATGTGGAATTAAGAATAATGCCTCCAGTTCAGGAAAATGACAATGGGAATGAAACAGAATCTGAGCAGCCTGACGAATCAAATGAAAACcaggaaaaagaggcagaaaaatcaattgattgtGAAAAAGATCTACTCGATGACTCAGATGATGATGACATTGAAATATTAGAAGAATGTATTATTTCTGCCATGCCAACAAAATCATCACGCAAAACCAAAAAGCTGGCTCAGACTGCTTCAAAAGTTCCTCCACCTGTGGCAAGAAAACCAAGTCAACTGCCTGTTTACAAACTTCTACCATCACAAAACAGGTTACAAGTGCAAAAGCATGTTAGTTTTACACCAGGAGATGATATGCCACGGGTGTATTGTGTAGAAGGGACACCTATAAATTTTTCCACAGCTACATCTCTAAGTGATCTAACAATAGAGTCCCCTCCAAATGAGTTAGCTGCTGAAGAAGGGAGCAGAGCAGGGGCACAGTCAGGTGAATTTGAAAAACGAGATACCATTCCTACAGAAGGCAGAAGTACAGATGAGGCTCAAAGAGGAAAAACTTCATCTGTAGTCATAACTGAATTAGATGACAATAAAACAGAAGAAGGTGATATTCTTGCAGAATGCATTAATTCTGCTATGCCCAAAGGAAAAAGTCACAAGCCTTTCCGTGTGAAAAAGATAATGGACCAGGTCCAACAAGCATCTGCATCTTCATCTGGAACTAACAAAAATCATCAGTTAgacagtaagaaaaagaaacctaCTTCACCAGTAAAACCTATACCACAAAATACTGAATATCAGACACGTGTAAGAaaaaacacagatgcaaaaaataatttaaatgctgAAAGAACTTTCTCAGACAACAaggattcaaagaaacaaaacttgaaaaataattcCAAGGACTTCAATGATAAACTACCAAATAATGAAGATCGAGTCAGAGGAAGTTTTACTTTTGATTCACCTCATCATTACACACCTATTGAAGGAACTCCTTACTGTTTTTCACGAAATGATTCTTTGAGTTCTCTAGATTTTGATGATGATGAAGTTGACCTTTCCAGGGAAAAGGCCGAAttaagaaaggggaaagaaagtaaGGAATCAGAAGCTAAGGTGACCAGCCACACAGAACTAACCTTGAATCAGCAATCAACTAATAAGACACAGGCTGTTACAAAACATGCAGTAAATCAAGGTCAGTCTAAACCCATACTGCAAAAGCAATCCACTTTTCCCCAGTCATCCAAAGACATACCAGACAGAGGGGCAGCAACCGATGAAAAATTACAGAATTTTGCTATTGAAAACACTCCAGTTTGCTTTTCTCGtaattcctctctcagttctctcAGTGACATTGAccaagaaaataacaataaagaaaatggatCTATCAAAGAGACTGAGCCCCCTGGCTCACAGGGAGAACCAAGTAAGCCTCAGGCATCAGGTTATGCTCCTAAATCATTTCATGTTGAAGATACCCCTGTTTGTTTCTCAAGAAACAGTTCTCTCAGTTCTCTTAGTATTGATTCTGAGGATGACCTTTTGCAGGAGTGTATAAGTTCTGcaatgccaaaaaagaaaaaaccttcaAAACTCAAGGGTGATAATGAAAAGCATAGTCCCAGAAATATGGGTGGCATATTAGCAGAAGAATTGACACTTGATTTGAAAGATATACAGAGACTAGATTCAGAACATGGTTTGTCCCCTGATTCAGAAAATTTTGATTGGAAAGCCATTCAGGAAGGTGCAAATTCCATAGTGAGTAGTTTACAtcaagctgctgctgctgcttgttTATCTAGACAAGCTTCATCTGATTCAgattccatcctttcactgaaATCAGGAATCTCTCTGGGATCACCATTCCATCTTACACCTGATCAAGAGGAAAAACCCTTTACAAGTAATAAAGGCCCACGAATTCTAAAACCTGGGGAGAAAAGTACATTGGAAACTAAAAAGATAGACTCTGAAAACAAAGGactcaaaggaggaaaaaaagtttaTAGAAGTTTAATTACTGGAAAAGTTCGATCTAATTCAGAAGTTTCAAGCCAAATGAAACAGTCCCTTCAAACAAACATGCCTTCAATCTCTCGAGGTAGGACTATGATTCATATTCCAGGAGTTAGAAATAGCTCTTCAAGTACAAGCCCTGTTTCTAAAAAAGGCCCACCCCTTAAGACTCCAGCCTCCAAAAGCCCTAGTGAAGGTCAAACAGCCACCACTTCTCCTAGAGGAGCCAAGCCATCAGTGAAGTCAGAATTAAGCCCTGTTACCAGGCAGACATCCCAGCCAGGCGGGTCAAATAAAGGCCCTTCTAGATCAGGATCTAGAGATTCTACTCCTTCAAGACCTACACAGCAACCATTAAGTAGACCTATGCATTCTCCAGGGCGAAACTCAATTTCTCCTGGTAGAAATGGAATAAGTCCTCCTAACAAATTATCTCAGCTGCCAAGGACGTCATCACCTAGTACTGCTTCAACTAAGTCCTCAGGTTCTGGGAAAATGTCATACACATCCCCAGGCAGACAGATGAGCCAACAGAACCTTACTAAACAAACGGGTTTATCCAAGAATGCCAGTAGTATCCCAAGAAGTGAGTCTGCCTCCAAAGGACTAAATCAGATGAACAATAGCAATGGAGCCAATAAAAAGGTAGAACTTTCTAGAATGTCTTCAACTAAGTCTAGTGGAAGTGAATCTGATAGATCAGAGAGACCTGTATTAGTACGCCAGTCAACTTTCATCAAAGAAGCTCCAAGCCCAACCCTAAGGAGAAAATTAGAGGAATCTGCTTCATTTgaatctctctctccatcttctaGACCAGATTCTCCCACTAGGTCTCAAGCACAGACTCCAGTTTTAAGTCCTTCCCTTCCCGATATGTCTCTATCCACTCATGCATCTGTTCAGGCTGGTGGGTGGCGAAAACTCCCACCTAATCTCAGTCCCACTGTAGAATATAATGATGGAAGACCAGCAAAGCGGCATGATATAACACGCTCCCATTCTGAAAGCCCTTCCAGACTTCCAATCAATAGGTCCGGAACCTGGAAACGTGAGCACAGCAAACATTCATCGTCTCTTCCACGCGTAAGCACTTGGAGAAGAACTGGAAGTTCATCCTCAATTCTTTCTGCTTCATCAGAATCCAGTGAAAAAGCAAAAAGTGAGGATGAAAAACATGTGAATTCTATTTCAGGAACCAAACAAACTAAAGAAAACCAAGTATCTACAAAAGgaacatggagaaaaataaaagaaagtgaaatTTCTCCAACAAATAGTACTTCTCAGACCACTTCCTCAGGTGCTACAAATGGTGCTGAATCAAAGACTCTAATTTATCAAATGGCACCTGCTGTTTCTAAAACAGAGGATGTTTGGGTGAGAATTGAGGACTGTCCCATTAACAACCCTAGGTCCGGAAGATCTCCCACAGGAAATACCCCCCCAGTGATTGACAGTGTTTCACAAAAGGGAAATCCAAATATTAAAGATCCAAAAGATAAtcagggaaaacaaaatgtgaGTAATGGCAGTGCTCCTGTGCGCACAGTGGGTTTGGAAAACCACCTGAACTCCTTTATTCAGGTAGATAGCCCAGACCAAAAAGGAACTGAGGCAAAGCCAGGACCAAGTAATCCTGTCCCTGCACCAGAGACTAATGAAACTTCTATAGCTGAGCGTACCCCATTCAGTTCTAGCAGCTCCAGCAAACACAGTTCACCTAGTGGGACCGTTGCTGCCAGAGTGACTCCTTTTAATTACAATCCAAGCCCTAGGAAAAGCAGCGCAGATGGCACTTCAGCCCGGCCATCTCAGATCCCGACACCAGTGAATAACAACACAAAGAAACGCGATTCAAAAACGGACAACACAGAATCCAGTGGAACTCAAAGTCCTAAGCGCCACTCTGGGTCTTACCTTGTGACATCTGTTTGA